The Gemmatimonadaceae bacterium genome includes a window with the following:
- a CDS encoding Rrf2 family transcriptional regulator, whose product MLVLAQEPETHTVTADEIARRTGAPRNYMAKTLNQLAKAGIVSSSRGPSGGFSLLVAPADLRVATIIDCFDDAPANGHCLLGAGACNPADPCAAHTRWRAIQHIRRAPLTDTTVRDLLGSRIA is encoded by the coding sequence GTGCTCGTCCTGGCACAGGAGCCGGAGACGCACACCGTCACCGCCGACGAGATCGCGCGCCGCACCGGCGCGCCGCGCAACTACATGGCCAAGACGCTCAACCAGCTCGCCAAGGCCGGCATCGTCAGCTCCTCGCGCGGACCGAGCGGCGGCTTCTCCCTCCTCGTCGCACCGGCCGACCTCCGCGTCGCCACCATCATCGATTGCTTCGACGACGCACCCGCAAACGGACATTGCCTGCTCGGCGCCGGCGCCTGCAACCCGGCAGACCCCTGCGCGGCCCACACACGCTGGCGCGCCATCCAGCACATCCGGCGCGCCCCACTCACCGACACGACCGTCCGCGACCTCCTCGGCAGCCGCATCGCCTGA
- a CDS encoding DUF542 domain-containing protein: MTTTRHAPLPTAQDSTPCACSSSSAVAPPATGDATAISETMSVRTITQLLPASMPVLTRMGIDTCCGAGASLRDAATTAGLPLDQVLAALTALTHGPA; encoded by the coding sequence ATGACCACCACCCGCCACGCCCCCCTTCCCACGGCCCAGGACTCCACCCCCTGCGCCTGCAGCTCGTCCTCGGCCGTCGCACCACCCGCGACCGGAGATGCCACGGCCATCTCCGAGACGATGAGCGTCCGCACCATCACCCAGCTGCTCCCCGCCAGCATGCCCGTCCTCACGCGCATGGGCATCGACACCTGCTGCGGCGCCGGTGCCTCCCTCCGCGACGCCGCCACGACCGCCGGACTCCCACTCGATCAGGTCCTGGCCGCCCTCACCGCCCTCACCCACGGACCAGCCTGA
- a CDS encoding CocE/NonD family hydrolase, translating to MSSPMRRRGGARGLAMLLLATGALPAGGGAQQSGSAAETAYIREHYTKREVVIPVRDGTKLYTIVYTPRDTTRRYPILLNRTPYSIGPYGGSDTLKATLGPSFAFVKAGYIFAYQDVRGAYMSEGRFVNMTPHRESKPTPQETDESTDTWDSIDWLLKFSPHNNGRVGTWGISYPGFYTAAGMIDAHPAHRAASPQAPIADWFAGDDFHRNGVLWLPHFFGFISGFGKPRPVPTPRGNRRFAFPTADGYDFFLNDLGPVGTANAKFFHDSVAFWNEALAHPTYDQFWQSRNLRPHLRRIRPAVMTVGGFFDAENVFGALQVYRSVEAQSPDASNTLVMGPWFHGGWARSNGLRLGDAYFGSATSEWYRDSVEFPFFEYHLRDVGNDPRSEAIIFDSGRNAWTRLDAWPPRNAGAQALHLGPGGVAAFTAPPTAARATFDRYVSDPAKPVPFTQVVATGMPREYMTEDQRFASRRPDVLVYQTAPLTDDLTVMGPVGVDLVVSTSGTDADFVVKVIDVFPDSAPAAPGDRAGFSRGGYQMLLRGEPFRAQFRDSYERPSALVPNTPVTLRWQLNDIAHTFRRGHRIMVHVQGTWFPLMERNPQVFSPNIAFAAPSDFRAATMRVYHSSRLLLPVVR from the coding sequence ATGTCCAGTCCGATGCGCCGCCGCGGCGGCGCGAGGGGCCTCGCGATGCTGCTGCTCGCGACCGGTGCGCTGCCCGCCGGCGGCGGCGCGCAGCAGTCCGGCTCCGCCGCCGAGACGGCGTACATCCGCGAGCACTACACCAAGCGCGAGGTCGTGATCCCGGTGCGGGATGGGACGAAGCTCTACACGATCGTCTACACCCCCCGCGACACCACACGCCGCTACCCGATCCTGCTCAACCGCACGCCGTACAGCATCGGGCCCTACGGCGGATCCGACACGCTCAAGGCCACACTCGGCCCGTCGTTCGCGTTCGTGAAGGCCGGCTACATCTTCGCCTACCAGGACGTGCGCGGCGCGTACATGTCCGAGGGGCGCTTCGTGAACATGACGCCCCACCGGGAGAGCAAGCCGACCCCGCAGGAGACCGACGAGAGCACCGACACCTGGGACTCGATCGACTGGCTGCTGAAGTTCTCGCCGCACAACAACGGGCGTGTGGGGACGTGGGGCATCAGCTATCCCGGGTTCTACACGGCCGCCGGCATGATCGACGCCCATCCTGCACATCGCGCCGCGTCGCCGCAGGCGCCGATCGCCGACTGGTTCGCGGGTGACGACTTCCACCGCAACGGCGTGCTGTGGTTGCCGCACTTCTTCGGGTTCATCAGCGGATTCGGCAAGCCGCGTCCCGTGCCAACGCCCCGCGGCAACCGCCGGTTCGCGTTCCCCACCGCGGACGGCTACGATTTCTTCCTCAACGACCTCGGGCCGGTGGGGACGGCGAACGCGAAGTTCTTCCACGACAGTGTGGCGTTCTGGAACGAGGCGCTCGCGCACCCCACCTACGACCAGTTCTGGCAGTCGCGCAACCTGCGCCCGCACCTGCGCCGCATCCGGCCGGCGGTGATGACCGTGGGCGGGTTCTTCGACGCCGAGAACGTGTTCGGCGCGCTGCAGGTGTACCGCAGCGTGGAGGCACAGAGTCCGGATGCCAGCAACACGCTGGTGATGGGGCCGTGGTTCCACGGCGGCTGGGCGCGCAGCAACGGCCTGCGGCTCGGTGATGCCTACTTCGGCAGCGCGACCAGCGAGTGGTACCGCGACTCGGTGGAGTTTCCGTTCTTCGAGTACCACCTCCGGGACGTGGGCAACGACCCACGCAGCGAGGCAATCATCTTCGACAGCGGCCGGAACGCGTGGACGCGACTCGATGCCTGGCCGCCGAGGAACGCGGGGGCGCAGGCGCTCCATCTCGGCCCCGGAGGCGTGGCGGCGTTCACGGCTCCTCCGACGGCGGCGCGTGCGACCTTCGACCGCTACGTCAGCGATCCCGCGAAACCCGTCCCGTTCACGCAGGTCGTGGCCACCGGCATGCCGCGCGAGTACATGACGGAGGACCAGCGCTTCGCCTCGCGCCGGCCGGACGTGCTCGTGTACCAGACGGCGCCACTCACCGACGACCTCACGGTGATGGGCCCGGTCGGCGTGGACCTCGTCGTGAGCACGAGCGGCACCGACGCCGACTTCGTGGTGAAGGTGATCGACGTCTTCCCTGACAGTGCGCCCGCCGCGCCCGGCGACCGCGCCGGCTTCTCACGCGGGGGCTACCAGATGCTGCTGCGCGGGGAACCGTTCCGCGCCCAGTTCCGCGACAGCTACGAGCGCCCGTCGGCGCTGGTGCCCAACACGCCCGTCACGTTGCGGTGGCAGCTCAACGACATCGCCCACACCTTCCGGCGCGGGCACCGCATCATGGTGCACGTGCAGGGCACCTGGTTCCCGCTGATGGAGCGGAACCCGCAGGTGTTCTCGCCCAACATCGCCTTCGCGGCACCCTCCGACTTCCGTGCCGCGACCATGCGCGTCTACCACTCCTCACGGCTCCTGCTGCCGGTCGTGCGCTGA